The Pseudomonas cucumis sequence TGACCCCGAGCAAGGCCCGCGCCGAAGTCTTCGACTTCCCGGTCGAGTACTACGCCTCCCCTGCGGTGATCGTGGTCAACGCCAAGGATGACAGCATCCACGGCGCCAAGGACCTGAGCGGCAAAAAAGTCGGCCTCACCAGCGCCTCCAGCTATGAAAGCTACCTGAACAAAAACCTGGTGATCGAAGGCGCCGAAGACACCCAACTGCAGTACCCGTTCGAGAATGTGCAGATCGCTCCGTACGACACCGACAACGTGGCCTTCCAGGATTTGGGCCTGGGCGCTGGCGTGCGTCTGGACGCGATTCTCACCAACCTGGTGACCGCGCAACCACGCCTGAACGAAGACAAGCGCTTCAAGCTCGCCGGTGATCCGCTGTACTCGGAGCCGAACTCGGTGGCCATCGAAAAAGGCGACGCCCAGTGGGACGCCAAAGTACGTGATGTGTTTGCCCAGTTGAAACAGGACGGCACCTTGAGCAAGCTGTCGCAAAAATGGATCGGCGCCGACATCAGCAAATGACTTCTTTCCCCAAACCACCTCAGCCGCCGCAACCGGTGGCTGAGTCGTTGTTGCAACGGATTTTCGGTTTCCGCACGCGGCTGTACCTGACCTGGGCAGCGATGTTCGGCTTGTTCGCGAGTTTCTTCCTGAGCTTCGACCTGAAGTTCTCGATCATCCTCGACAAACTGCCGAATCTGATCGGCCTGCACCTGGCGCCCAACGGCTTTCTGCAAGGCGCGGCGCTGACGTTGTTCTTGTGCCTGTGCTCGATCGTGACGTCTTCCCTGTTGGGCTTCATCACGGCTTTGGCACGGCTCTCGAAAAGCGCGGTGGCGTTCGGTATCGCGAGCTTCTATGCCTCGTTCTTTCGCGGCACACCGCTGCTGATCCAGATCCTGCTGATCTACCTCGGTTTGCCGCAATTGGGCATCGTACCGGGCGCCATCGCTGCTGGCATCATCGCTCTGTCGCTGAACTACGGCGCCTACCTGAGCGAAATCTTCCGCGCCGGCATCCTCGGCGTTCCCCACGGCCAACGCGAAGCGTCACTGGCCCTGGGCATGCGCGAAACCGTGATTTTCTGGCGCGTCACCCTGCCCCAGGCCATGCGCACCATCATCCCGCCCACCACCAACCAGTTCATCTCCATGCTCAAGGACTCGTCACTGATTTCGGTGATGGGGGTTTGGGAAGTGATGTTCCTGGCGCAATCG is a genomic window containing:
- a CDS encoding ABC transporter substrate-binding protein, giving the protein MKFQPLLALGLTILAASTQAFAGATLDRIEQKKELVGVLMESYPPFSFLNDQNQLDGFDVDVAKAVADKLGVKLRLETPSWDVIAAGRWSGRYDICICSMTPSKARAEVFDFPVEYYASPAVIVVNAKDDSIHGAKDLSGKKVGLTSASSYESYLNKNLVIEGAEDTQLQYPFENVQIAPYDTDNVAFQDLGLGAGVRLDAILTNLVTAQPRLNEDKRFKLAGDPLYSEPNSVAIEKGDAQWDAKVRDVFAQLKQDGTLSKLSQKWIGADISK
- a CDS encoding amino acid ABC transporter permease, which translates into the protein MTSFPKPPQPPQPVAESLLQRIFGFRTRLYLTWAAMFGLFASFFLSFDLKFSIILDKLPNLIGLHLAPNGFLQGAALTLFLCLCSIVTSSLLGFITALARLSKSAVAFGIASFYASFFRGTPLLIQILLIYLGLPQLGIVPGAIAAGIIALSLNYGAYLSEIFRAGILGVPHGQREASLALGMRETVIFWRVTLPQAMRTIIPPTTNQFISMLKDSSLISVMGVWEVMFLAQSYGRSSYRYIEMLTTAAIIYWLMSIGLELIQARMERHYGKAYLSR